Proteins encoded together in one Quercus lobata isolate SW786 chromosome 3, ValleyOak3.0 Primary Assembly, whole genome shotgun sequence window:
- the LOC115980046 gene encoding uncharacterized protein LOC115980046, producing the protein MDFGQNLKDTENILNVKDKKFLDDDGGKLFAIVHVSAKFSYGLIRHCNSDPVMEADVFHGMEECKVGEATSCRYEDIAYTLDQVTITEQHSCFLHCLVGLFPSRCRKPYQEYKSDLFGLRLKSKMKILLKQKICFLTSMQDLRQSPLVVANSIRPTD; encoded by the exons ATGG ACTTTGGCCAAAATCTCAAAGACACTGAGAATATACTCAATGTAAAAGACAAGAA ATTTTTGGATGATGATGGTGGAAAATTATTTGCGATTGTGCATGTGTCAGCAAAGTTCAGCTACGGCTTGATTCGGCATTGCAATTCTGATCCAGTCATGG AGGCGGATGTGTTTCATGGCATGGAAGAGTGCAAAGTTGGGGAAGCAACCAGCTGTAGATATGAAGATATTGCATATACTTTGGATCAAGTAACAATCACTGAACAACATTCTTG TTTCCTCCACTGTTTGGTTGGTTTATTTCCTTCAAGATGTAGGAAACCATATCAAGAGTACAAGTCTGATTTATTTGGTCTGCGGCTAAAATCTAAAATGAAGATATTGCTTAAACAGAAAATTTGCTTCCTTACATCAATGCAAG ATCTTAGACAAAGTCCTCTAGTTGTTGCAAATAGCATTCGACCAACAGATTAA